TGCATCCGTCGCCTGACGTCTGCGGGACGAGGCCGCTGCCAAAGCAGGGTATATCGCAGGGTTGCGGTCCTCCCCCGCTGCGGCGTTGGACTCAGGTCCTAGAGGCGAAGAAGCGCTTATGAGCGAGTACGACGCGAGATCCATCGAGGTTCTCGAGGGTCTCGATCCGGTCCGGAAACGGCCCGCGATGTACATCGGGTCGACGGGTCCGGGCGGGTTGCACCACCTGGTCTACGAGGTGGTCGACAACTCGATCGACGAAGCCGTCGCAGGCTTCTGCGACACGATTCGAGTCACGATCCACAGTGACAACTCGGTCACGGTCGAGGACAACGGGCGCGGCATTCCGATCGACCCACACGCCAAGCTCGGCCGCCCCGCCGCCGAAGTCGTGCTCACGACGCTGCACTCCGGCGGGAAGTTCAACAACAAGTCGTACAAGGTCTCGAGCGGTCTGCACGGGGTCGGCGTCTCGTGCGTGAACGCGCTCTCGGAGAAGCTCGACCTCGAGATCAAGCTCGGCGGCAAGGTGTACCGGCAGCACTACGCGCGCGGAGTTCCGCAGGAGGACCTGCACTCCGTCGGCACGACCGACAAGACCGGCACGACGATCACGTTCCAGCCCGACTCCGCGATCTTCGACGTCACCGAATACAGCTTCGACACGCTGGCCAACCGGCTGCGCGAGCTCTCGTTCCTGAACGCCGGGATCCGCATCCACCTCGAGGACGAGCGCAACGGGAAGAAGCACGAATTCCACTACGAGGGCGGGATCGCCTCGTTCGTCGAGTACCTGAATCGCGGGACGGTGTCCGTCCACCCGGTGATCCTGCTCGTCGGAGACCGCAGCTACGAGCAGTCGACCGGCGAGGGAATGGTCACCACCGACGTCCACATCGAAGCCGCCCTCCAGTACAACGACGGGTACAACGAGAGCGTCTACAGCTTCGCGAACAACGTGAACACGATCGAAGGCGGGACGCACCTGACCGGCTTCCGGAACGCGCTCACGCGCGCGATGAATCGCTGGATCGCCGAGCACCTGCCCGAGAAAGAAGTCGTGACCGTCACCGGCGAGGACACGCGCGAAGGCCTGGCCGCGGTCGTCTCGGTGAAGCTCTCGCACCCGCAGTTCGAGGGCCAGACCAAGGCCAAGCTCGGCAACAGCGAGGTGGCGGGGCTGGTCGGAAATCTCGTCTACGAGCAGCTCTCGAGCTACCTCGAGGAGAACCCGGCCGCCGCGAAATCCGTCGCGATGAAGTGCACCGACGCCGTGCGAGCGAGAGAGGCGGCGCGAAAGGCGCGCGATCTCACGCGCCGGAAAGGGGCGCTCGGCGACGCGAGCCTGCCGGGAAAACTCGCAGACTGCCAGGAGCGCGACCCCGCGAAGGCGGAGATCTTCATCGTCGAGGGCGACTCGGCCGGTGGCTCCGCGAAGCAGGGCCGAGACCGCTACAACCAGGCGATCCTTCCGATCCGCGGCAAGCTCATCAACGTCGAGAAGGCGCGTCTCGATCGGATGCTCGCGAACAACGAGATCCAGATCATGATCGCCGCGCTCGGAACCGGAATCGGCGAGGACTTCGACGCCAACAAGCTCCGCTACCACAAAGTCGTCCTGATGACCGACGCCGACGTCGACGGCTCGCACATCCAGACGCTCCTGCTCACCTTCTTCTTCCGCCACATGCCCGATCTGATCACGCGGGGGCACCTGTACCTGGCGCAGCCGCCGCTCTACAAGGTGAAGCGCGGCAAGCACGAGCAGTACATCCAGAGCGACAACGAGCTCTCTCAGCACCTGCTCGGGATCGGCCTCGGCGAGTCTCGCGTCTTCGCCAGCGGACGCGATGCGCCGCTCGACGAGGCCAGCCTGCGCGAGCTGCTATCGCACGCGCAGCGCTGTGAGCGCGTGAGCGTCTCGATGGAGCGCCGCGGCATCGACGCGCGAATCGTCGAGGCGGCGGCGGCCTGCGGTCTGACCAGCGCGGAGGCGAACGCGGACGCCGCCGCGCGCAGCGACTTCGAGCGCCGACTCGTCGCGTATCTGGAGCAGAGCTATGCAGAGGCGCTCCCGGTTCGGATCGAATGGTCCCAGGACGCCGAGCACAGCCGCTGGAAGCCGGCGGTGCACGTGATGCAGACGGCGGTGCAGCGCTCGGTCGAGTTCGATCAGGCGCTGCTCGAGTCACCCGACTACCAGCGCTTCGTCGCGCTCTTCGAGTGCGCGGTCGCGGTCGGAAACGCTCCGTACCGGCTCGTCGTGGGCGGCGAGGAGCGCGTCATCGCATCGCCGCGCCAGCTCCTGATCGAGCTGCTCCAGATCGCCGGCAAAGGCCAGTACATCCAGCGCTACAAGGGCCTCGGCGAGATGAACCCCGAGCAGCTCTGGGAGACGACGATGGACCCGGGCAAGCGCACGCTTCTGCACGTCCGCGTCGAGGACGGGCCAGAAGCGAACCAGACCTTCAGCATCCTGATGGGCGACCTCGTCGAGCCTCGCAAGGAGTTCATCGAGAAGAACGCCCTGAACGCCGTGAACCTCGACATCTGAGCGGGAACGCATGACCGACACGCCAGAGACTCCCGCGCTGCCACCAGTGAACCCTCCGATCCCCGTCGCGATCGAGGACGAGATGCGCCGCTCGTTCCTCGACTACTCGATGTCGGTCATCATCAGCCGCGCGCTGCCCGACGTGCGCGACGGGCTCAAGCCCTCGCAGCGGCGCATCCTGGTCACGTTCAACGACCTGAACCTGACCTCCGACCGGCCCTACCGGAAGTGCGCGAAGATCGCCGGCGACGTCTCGGGCAACTACCACCCGCACGGCGAGGCGGTGATCTACCCGTCGATCGTGCGCCTCGCCCAGCCGTTCTCGCTGCGTTACCCGCTCGTCGACGGTCAGGGGAACTTCGGATCGGTCGACGGCGATCCCCCGGCGGCCATGCGCTACACCGAAGCGCGTCTCACGCGGATCGCGGCAGAGATGCTCGCCGATCTCGAGCGCGAGACCGTCGACTTCGTACCGAACTACGACAACACGCGCACCGAGCCGATCGTCCTGCCGACGCGCATCCCGAACCTGGTGATCAACGGCTCGTCGGGAATCGCGGTCGGCATGGCCACGAACATCCCGCCGCACAACCTCGGCGAGACGGCCGACGCGCTGATCCTGCTCGCTCGAAATCCGCGCGTCGGGCTCGACGAGCTGATGGAGAAGCTGCCCGGGCCCGACTTCCCCACCGGCGCGCTGATCTGCGGCGGAAGCGGAATTCGCGAGGCCTATCGCACCGGCCGGGGCCTGCTCACCGTGCGCGCGCGAGCGGCGACCGAGGAGATGCGCGGCGGCCGCGTGCGCATCGTGCTCGACGAGATCCCGTACATGGTCAACAAGGCTTCGATGATCGAGAAGATCGCGGAGCTGGTGCGCGACGGGCGGATCGACGGCATCTCCGACGTCCGCGACGAGTCCGACCGCCGCGGCATGCGCGTCGTGGTGGAGCTGAAGAAGGACGCGGACGACCAGGTCGTGCTGAATCAGCTCTTCAAGATGACGCCGATGCAGACCACGTTCGGCGTGAACATGGTGGCGCTGGTGCGCAACCGGCCGCAGACGCTCGGCCTGATCGCACTGCTGCAGCACTTCCTCGACTTCCGCCGCGAGGTCGTGCGCCGGCGCGCGGCCTTCGACCTTCGCCAGGCCGAGGCGCGCGCACACATCCTCGAGGGCTTCAATGTCGCGCTCGACCACCTCGACGCGCTGATCGCGCTGATCCGCGCCAGCCAGAGCCCGGCCGAGGCCCGCGAAGCGCTGATGGCGCGCTTCTCGCTCTCGGAGCGACAGGCGCAGGCGATCCTGGAGCTGCGCCTGCAGCGGCTCACCGCGATGGAGCGCCAGAAGATCCTCGACGAGCTCGCCGAGGTGCGCGCGAAGATCGAGGAGCTGAAGGCGCTGCTCGCCAGCGACGAGAAGGTCACCGAGCTGATCGTCCGCGAGCTCGAGGAGATGCGCGAGAAGTACGCGGACCCGCGCCGAACCGAGCTCGCCGCCGCGGTCGAGGACTTCACGACCGAGGATCTGATCGCGGAAGAGGACATGGTCGTGACCATCACCCACCGCGGCTACGCCAAGCGGCACGTGCCCACGCTCTACCGGGCGCAGCGCCGCGGCGGAAAGGGAAAGGTCGCCGCATCGACGGCCGACGAGGACTTCGTGTCGATGGTCTTCGTGGCCTCGACGCACGCCTATCTGCTCTGCTTCACCAACAAGGGCCGCGTGCACTGGCTGAAGGTCCACGAGCTTCCCGAGCTCTCGCGCGGCGCGAAGGGCAAGGCGCTGGTGAACCTGCTTCAGCTCGCCGAGGGCGAGCGGATCCAGGCGATCCTGCCGGTGCGCGACTTCGGCGAGGGCGGCTACGTGGTGCTCGCGACACGGGACGGAACGATCAAGAAGACCGAGCTCGCGCAGTACTCGAACCCGCGCCGCGGCGGCATCATCGCGATCCACATCGCCGACGGAGACGAGCTGATCGCGGCCTCGCGCACGAGCGGAGGCGAGCAGATCCTGCTCGCCACGCAGGACGGAAAATCGATCCGCTTCAACGAGGAGCAGGTCCGGCCGATGGGCCGCGCGGCGACGGGCGTGCGCGGCATCTCCACGCGCGAGGGTGACGCCACCGTCGGAATGGAAGTGCTGAAGCCCGGCAAGACCATCCTCACCGTGAGCGAGAACGGCTTCGGCAAGCGCTCGCCGCTCGAGGAGTACCGCGAGCAGAACCGCGGCGGGCAGGGGATCATCACCATCAAGACGACCGAGCGGAACGGCCAGGTCGTGGGGATCATGCAGGTCGACGATCGCGACGAGATCATGCTGATCACGAGCGGCGGAAAGATGATCCGCACGCGCGTCGCCGAGATCCCCAGCATGAGCCGCAACACCCAGGGCGTGCGGCTGATGGAGCCGTCCGAGGGCGAGCGCGTGGTCTCGGTCGCCAAGCTCGGCGAGGAAGACGAGGTCGAGGGCGCATGAACACGTCGCGCTCCAAGCAGCTTCTCGAGCGGGCGCGCAACGTGATCCCGGGCGGTGTCAACAGCCCGGTCCGCGCGTTCGGATCGGTGGGCGGGCAGGCGCGCTTCATCCGCTCGGCCTCGGGCGCGCGCATCGTCGACGAGGACGGCAACTCCTACATCGACTACGTCGCGTCGTGGGGCGCGATCCTGCACGGGCACGCGCACCCGGTCGTGCTCGAGGCGATCGCGCGAGCGGCCGCGCGCGGCACGAGCTTCGGCGCCCCGACCGAGGCCGAGATCGCGCTCGCGGAACGCGTCTGCCAGCTCGTGCCGTCGCTCGAGATGGTGCGATTGGTCTGCTCGGGCACCGAGGCGACCATGAGCGCGATCCGCCTCGCGCGCGGAGCGACCGGCCGCGACCGGGTCCTGAAGTTCGACGGCTGCTACCACGGCCACCCCGATCACATGCTCGCCGCGGCGGGCTCGGGGGTCGCGACGCTCGGCATCCCCGGCACCGACGGCGTGCCTCGCGCGGCGGTCGCCGACACGGTGGTGCTGCCGTTCAACGATCTCGAAGCGGTCGAATCGCTCTTCGCCTCGCGCGGCGCCGAGATCGCGGCGGTGATCGTGGAGCCGGTCGCCGCGAACATGGGACTGGTGCCTCCCGTCGCCGGTTTCCTTTCGGGACTGCGCTCGATCTGCGACCGGCACGGGGCGCTGTTGATCTTCGACGAGGTGATCACGGGCTTCCGCGTCGCGCTCGGCGGAGCACAGGCGCGCTTCGGCGTCGCGCCCGACCTGACCACGTTCGGCAAGGTGATCGGCGGCGGCCTGCCGGTCGGCGCCTACGGCGGCCGTCGCGCGCTGATGGAGCGAATGGCTCCACTGGGCCCGGTCTACCAGGCGGGCACGCTCTCCGGAAATCCGCTCGCCACCGCCGCGGGCCTGGCCGCGCTCGAGCTCGCCGCGCAGCCGGGCGTCTACGAGCGACTCGAAGCCGGCACGAAGAGGATGGCGGACGGGCTCGCTGGACTCGCGCGAGAAGCGGGCGTGCCATTCACCGCGAGCTCGCTCGGCGGCGTCTTCGGCTTCTTCTTCCACCCGGGGCCGGTGCGAAGCTACGCGGACGCTCAGAAGTGCGACACCGCGGCGTTCCGCAGCTTCTTCCACTCCATGCTCGAGCAGGGCATCTACCTGGCGCCGTCCCCGTTCGAGGCTGGCTTTCTCACCTGCGCTCACGGCGACTCCGAGCTCGACCAGACCCTCGAAGCCGCCCGGCGCGCATTCGCGCGGGCGACCTGAATGGCCGACGAGCCGCGCCGCGGCCCTCGTCTGCCGGCGGTCCGGATGGGCCGGGGGATCGAAGCGGCCTGGGAGGCGGCGCTCTCGATCGTGCTCGGCGCGGTGCTCGGGATCTACGGCGACCGCTGGCTCGGCACCTCGCCGGTCCTGATGATGGTGTTCCTCGCGCTCGGCGCGACCGTCGCCTTCCGGCGGCTGATCGCGCTCGGAAAGCAGTCCACGAAGGACGAGGAAACTCCTCCGCGTTGAGTCGGCGCAGCGCTTCGTTGCACGCCAAGTACTTGATCGTGCTCGCGCTTGCAATCGCGGGGGCGATTCCGTATGGATGCGACGCCGCTTGGAGCGCGGCCGCGGGCGGAGGGATCCAACTCTTGAATCTGAGCGTCCTGGAGCGAGGCGTGCGCGCCGCGTTTTCGACCGGCGCCGCGGATCAAGCGACCGCGATCGCGCAGGTCATGCTCGTGCTTCGCACCGTTCTCTTCTTCACCGCGGTGATCTACGTGCTCGCAGCCACTCCCGTTCTGCCGCTCGCGTTCCTGGCCGGCCTGCTCGCGATCGTTCCGGCGGCGATCTGGCACGGGCTCACCCCGCAGGCGCCGCAGGCCCCCCGATGAGCCACCCCCCCTCCATCTTCATGATCCTCGAGGCCGCGGTGCCGCTGCTGCTGCAGACGGTCGTCGCCGCGATCCTGCTGGTGCTGCTGGTCTCGTGGCGCGTGCGCGCGGGGCTGGGTCCCGACGCGGTGGTTCCCGACGGGCGCGTGTCGCTTCGCAACTGCTTCGAGGTCATGTTCGAGGGCATCGCCACGCTGGCCCACGACTCGATCGGCCATGATTGGCGCAAGTACATGCCCATGCTCGGAACGCTGGGCGTCTTCATCCTGATCGGGAACCTGATGGGGCTCGTGCCAGGGCTCGGCGGTCCGACTTCCTACATCGAGACGAACCTGTCCTGGGCGATCGTCTCGGTCGTCACCTCCGAGGCGGCGGCGATCCGGGTGAACGGTTTCGGGGGCTGGCTCAAGCACATGTCGCCGGGCCCGATCTGGATGGCGCCGCTGATGCTGCCGATCGAGCTGTTCAGCCACCTGATCCGCTTCGTCTCGCTCACCATCCGCCTCACCGCCAACATGTTCGCGGACCACACGCTCGCGGCGATCTTCATCGGCTTTGGCGGGGTGGTCTCGATCTTCGTGCCCTGGATCGTGCTCGGTCTCGGGGTCTTCATCTGCTTCGTGCAGGCGTTCATCTTCACTTTCCTCACCAACATCTACATTGGGATGGGGCTCGAGGAAGCTCACTAGAAAGGGAGTAGCGATGCGTGCGTTCTTCTTCGTGGCGGCCGTTCTGGCCATGGCTCTCTCGCCGGACCTGGCCTTCGCCGCCGAGGGTGGCGGCGACTCGAGCTGGGGGATCGCGATCGGCTCGGGCCTCGCGATCGGCCTGGCGATTCTCGGCGCCGGCATTGCGCAGGGCATGACCGCCGCGAACGCCGTCCAGGGCATCGCGCGCAATCCCGGCGCGGCGGGCGCGATCCAGACGCCGATGATCATCGGTCTGGCGCTGATCGAGTCGATCGCGCTGCTCGCCTTCGTCATCGCCTTCTTGATTCAAGGCAAGATCTAACGCGGCCTCCGTGCCACGACTCCGCGCCCGGGCGTTCTCACGAGCGCCCGGGCGCGCTCGTTTTTCGCGTGCTTGCGCGCGGCACGCGCCTTGCTCTCTCGATCCGTCGGGTGGAACGGAACTCCCTCTAACGGGACCAGGGACTCCGGGAAGCCCACGTCGGATGGGGAACGGGGAAAGGCGCACGATGAACGGGGTGAGGCGTGCGCATTCCCCATCCGGCAACCCCGGTGTCAGACTGAGCGCGTGACGGCGCGCGGCAGATTCCTGGTGCTCGAGGGCATCGACGGCTCGGGAAAGACCGAGCAGACGCGGCGCCTGGCCGCCTGGCTCGAGCAGCGGGGACACCGCGTGGTGTCGACCCGCGAGCCCACCGACGGCCCCCACGGCCGGCGCTACCGCGCCTGGGCGCGCGGCGAGTTCGAGGCCAGCCCGGACGACGTGCTCGAGATGTTCCTCGCAGACCGCCGCGAGCACCTCTCGCGCGTGGTGCTTCCCGCGCTCGTGCGCGGCGAGATCGTCGTCTGCGACCGCTACAAGCATTCGACGCTCGCCTACCAGGCCGCGCAGGGGATCGACCGCGCGCGGCTGCGCGCGCTCTTCGTCACGCCCGAGTTCCCGGAGCCGGATCTCGTGCTCTGGCTGCGCCTGCCCGTAGCACAGGCGCTGTTGCGGATGGGCGCGAACGCGACCGAGCGCTTCGAGCGCGCCGAGTTCCTGGAGCGCGTGGACGCGGAGTACGCGAGGCTCGGGCTCGAGGCGATCGACGCGAGCCTTCCGCCCGACCGCGTCGAGCGCGCGATCCGCGAGCGCGTCGAGCGCGCGCTGGCGTGAGCGAGGCGAGCGCGATCGAGTGGATCGGCGCGGCCGCCGGCCTGGCCTGCGTCTGGCTGCTCGCGCGCGCCAGCATCTGGAACTGGCCGGTCTCGATCCTGAACACCACGCTGTACTTCGCGGTCTTCCTGCGCGCGCGGCTCTACGCCGAGGCGCTGCTGCAGATCGTCTTCACACTTCTCGGTGTCTACGGCTGGTGGAGCTGGCGCTTCGGCGGCTCGCTCGGCGCGGAACTCGCGATCCGCCGCGCCACGCGCTCCGAGCTCGCCGCCGCCGCCGCGCTCGCGCTGGCCGGCACCGCCCTCTCCGCTCTCCTGCTCGCGCGCGCGACCGATTCCCCCGCGCCGATC
This Deltaproteobacteria bacterium DNA region includes the following protein-coding sequences:
- the gyrB gene encoding DNA topoisomerase (ATP-hydrolyzing) subunit B produces the protein MSEYDARSIEVLEGLDPVRKRPAMYIGSTGPGGLHHLVYEVVDNSIDEAVAGFCDTIRVTIHSDNSVTVEDNGRGIPIDPHAKLGRPAAEVVLTTLHSGGKFNNKSYKVSSGLHGVGVSCVNALSEKLDLEIKLGGKVYRQHYARGVPQEDLHSVGTTDKTGTTITFQPDSAIFDVTEYSFDTLANRLRELSFLNAGIRIHLEDERNGKKHEFHYEGGIASFVEYLNRGTVSVHPVILLVGDRSYEQSTGEGMVTTDVHIEAALQYNDGYNESVYSFANNVNTIEGGTHLTGFRNALTRAMNRWIAEHLPEKEVVTVTGEDTREGLAAVVSVKLSHPQFEGQTKAKLGNSEVAGLVGNLVYEQLSSYLEENPAAAKSVAMKCTDAVRAREAARKARDLTRRKGALGDASLPGKLADCQERDPAKAEIFIVEGDSAGGSAKQGRDRYNQAILPIRGKLINVEKARLDRMLANNEIQIMIAALGTGIGEDFDANKLRYHKVVLMTDADVDGSHIQTLLLTFFFRHMPDLITRGHLYLAQPPLYKVKRGKHEQYIQSDNELSQHLLGIGLGESRVFASGRDAPLDEASLRELLSHAQRCERVSVSMERRGIDARIVEAAAACGLTSAEANADAAARSDFERRLVAYLEQSYAEALPVRIEWSQDAEHSRWKPAVHVMQTAVQRSVEFDQALLESPDYQRFVALFECAVAVGNAPYRLVVGGEERVIASPRQLLIELLQIAGKGQYIQRYKGLGEMNPEQLWETTMDPGKRTLLHVRVEDGPEANQTFSILMGDLVEPRKEFIEKNALNAVNLDI
- the gyrA gene encoding DNA gyrase subunit A, with the translated sequence MTDTPETPALPPVNPPIPVAIEDEMRRSFLDYSMSVIISRALPDVRDGLKPSQRRILVTFNDLNLTSDRPYRKCAKIAGDVSGNYHPHGEAVIYPSIVRLAQPFSLRYPLVDGQGNFGSVDGDPPAAMRYTEARLTRIAAEMLADLERETVDFVPNYDNTRTEPIVLPTRIPNLVINGSSGIAVGMATNIPPHNLGETADALILLARNPRVGLDELMEKLPGPDFPTGALICGGSGIREAYRTGRGLLTVRARAATEEMRGGRVRIVLDEIPYMVNKASMIEKIAELVRDGRIDGISDVRDESDRRGMRVVVELKKDADDQVVLNQLFKMTPMQTTFGVNMVALVRNRPQTLGLIALLQHFLDFRREVVRRRAAFDLRQAEARAHILEGFNVALDHLDALIALIRASQSPAEAREALMARFSLSERQAQAILELRLQRLTAMERQKILDELAEVRAKIEELKALLASDEKVTELIVRELEEMREKYADPRRTELAAAVEDFTTEDLIAEEDMVVTITHRGYAKRHVPTLYRAQRRGGKGKVAASTADEDFVSMVFVASTHAYLLCFTNKGRVHWLKVHELPELSRGAKGKALVNLLQLAEGERIQAILPVRDFGEGGYVVLATRDGTIKKTELAQYSNPRRGGIIAIHIADGDELIAASRTSGGEQILLATQDGKSIRFNEEQVRPMGRAATGVRGISTREGDATVGMEVLKPGKTILTVSENGFGKRSPLEEYREQNRGGQGIITIKTTERNGQVVGIMQVDDRDEIMLITSGGKMIRTRVAEIPSMSRNTQGVRLMEPSEGERVVSVAKLGEEDEVEGA
- the hemL gene encoding glutamate-1-semialdehyde-2,1-aminomutase; translated protein: MNTSRSKQLLERARNVIPGGVNSPVRAFGSVGGQARFIRSASGARIVDEDGNSYIDYVASWGAILHGHAHPVVLEAIARAAARGTSFGAPTEAEIALAERVCQLVPSLEMVRLVCSGTEATMSAIRLARGATGRDRVLKFDGCYHGHPDHMLAAAGSGVATLGIPGTDGVPRAAVADTVVLPFNDLEAVESLFASRGAEIAAVIVEPVAANMGLVPPVAGFLSGLRSICDRHGALLIFDEVITGFRVALGGAQARFGVAPDLTTFGKVIGGGLPVGAYGGRRALMERMAPLGPVYQAGTLSGNPLATAAGLAALELAAQPGVYERLEAGTKRMADGLAGLAREAGVPFTASSLGGVFGFFFHPGPVRSYADAQKCDTAAFRSFFHSMLEQGIYLAPSPFEAGFLTCAHGDSELDQTLEAARRAFARAT
- a CDS encoding AtpZ/AtpI family protein: MADEPRRGPRLPAVRMGRGIEAAWEAALSIVLGAVLGIYGDRWLGTSPVLMMVFLALGATVAFRRLIALGKQSTKDEETPPR
- the atpB gene encoding F0F1 ATP synthase subunit A, with the protein product MRRRLERGRGRRDPTLESERPGARRARRVFDRRRGSSDRDRAGHARASHRSLLHRGDLRARSHSRSAARVPGRPARDRSGGDLARAHPAGAAGPPMSHPPSIFMILEAAVPLLLQTVVAAILLVLLVSWRVRAGLGPDAVVPDGRVSLRNCFEVMFEGIATLAHDSIGHDWRKYMPMLGTLGVFILIGNLMGLVPGLGGPTSYIETNLSWAIVSVVTSEAAAIRVNGFGGWLKHMSPGPIWMAPLMLPIELFSHLIRFVSLTIRLTANMFADHTLAAIFIGFGGVVSIFVPWIVLGLGVFICFVQAFIFTFLTNIYIGMGLEEAH
- a CDS encoding ATP synthase F0 subunit C, whose amino-acid sequence is MRAFFFVAAVLAMALSPDLAFAAEGGGDSSWGIAIGSGLAIGLAILGAGIAQGMTAANAVQGIARNPGAAGAIQTPMIIGLALIESIALLAFVIAFLIQGKI
- the tmk gene encoding dTMP kinase, which encodes MRAARALLSRSVGWNGTPSNGTRDSGKPTSDGERGKAHDERGEACAFPIRQPRCQTERVTARGRFLVLEGIDGSGKTEQTRRLAAWLEQRGHRVVSTREPTDGPHGRRYRAWARGEFEASPDDVLEMFLADRREHLSRVVLPALVRGEIVVCDRYKHSTLAYQAAQGIDRARLRALFVTPEFPEPDLVLWLRLPVAQALLRMGANATERFERAEFLERVDAEYARLGLEAIDASLPPDRVERAIRERVERALA
- a CDS encoding nicotinamide mononucleotide transporter encodes the protein MSEASAIEWIGAAAGLACVWLLARASIWNWPVSILNTTLYFAVFLRARLYAEALLQIVFTLLGVYGWWSWRFGGSLGAELAIRRATRSELAAAAALALAGTALSALLLARATDSPAPIWDSSVLVLSLLATWAQARKILENWWIWIAVDLISVPLYVTRELYPTALLYTLFLLICLSGLRRWTVLLREQPAAEARP